From Lentisphaera araneosa HTCC2155, the proteins below share one genomic window:
- a CDS encoding AraC family transcriptional regulator has translation MNTDFFSHAKLDDFIQNFFDQAPDLFVFAKDKDLRFTMMNKALLKQLNLSSESEVLGKTDADFFSPHQAELFNNEDQELFRTEKPVLNRTWAIDNRSGGVDWYISSKYPLNNKLNECIGLIGVMRSTNKVGAYLSPYAQFSPVFNHIKKNISRQIEIDELAQICNLSISQFERRFKTTMGSTPLKFINKMRIDRATELLIKTHDTLSSISYDCGFFDHSHFTKVFKKIKGKSPSQYRKEYLK, from the coding sequence ATGAACACAGATTTTTTCTCCCATGCTAAGCTTGACGACTTTATCCAAAATTTTTTCGATCAAGCTCCTGATCTTTTTGTCTTTGCTAAAGACAAGGACCTGCGCTTTACAATGATGAATAAAGCCTTGCTCAAGCAGCTAAACCTAAGCTCGGAAAGTGAAGTCCTCGGCAAAACGGATGCTGACTTTTTCAGCCCTCACCAAGCTGAGCTCTTCAATAATGAGGACCAAGAGCTTTTTCGAACTGAAAAACCCGTTCTCAATCGCACCTGGGCCATTGATAACCGCAGTGGCGGTGTCGACTGGTATATATCGAGCAAATATCCTCTGAATAATAAACTTAATGAATGCATCGGCTTAATCGGCGTCATGAGAAGCACCAATAAAGTGGGCGCCTACCTCTCGCCCTACGCTCAGTTTTCACCTGTATTTAATCATATCAAGAAGAATATCTCACGACAAATCGAGATCGATGAACTCGCTCAAATCTGCAATCTTTCCATCAGCCAATTTGAACGAAGATTCAAAACAACTATGGGTAGCACGCCACTTAAATTCATCAATAAAATGCGCATAGATCGTGCCACAGAACTTTTAATCAAGACGCATGACACCCTCTCATCGATCTCCTATGATTGCGGATTTTTCGACCATAGCCACTTCACAAAAGTCTTTAAAAAAATTAAGGGTAAATCGCCTTCCCAATATCGTAAAGAATATCTTAAATGA
- a CDS encoding PSD1 and planctomycete cytochrome C domain-containing protein: MYKFLSVFLLASSLSAELSFNRDVRPILSKYCFHCHGPDEESREKKLRLDITEGEMGAYRTRRGKTAIKPGDPMASHVYLRMISDDEDDIMPPPDIKKEMKAEEIAIIKQWIEDGAEYQGHWAFQKPQQHSAPQVKNDKWPENQIDSFVLSELEKKGLSPAAKADKRTLIRRLYLDLTGISPSLTEVEEFLNDQSADAYEKLVDRVLTKDTHAERLALDWLDTARYADTNGYSIDDHRDMWAWRDWVIKAFIDNKPYDEFVTEQVAGDLLVKKPIQEMPKTSWIWKKEVKQNEKINLRKRFHLDSLPKQAHLNASCDDKFTFILNGKKLGGSDLWTKPMSVEITKQLKVGWNDILVKAENVASLGGFVAVLKLDNDYVVSDKSWDVQFNNGKWLKATEHKVYGSAPWNTVLKLQEKPQLNQDEIQRVVATGFLRNGMNTHEGGTLPQEYITFYHNDKVDTVSTAFLGMTTKCAQCHDHKFDPISQKDFYSMYAFFNNSSESGMGAGRGGNSNPILKVNSALMSKDKMLAAYNERITELKELQVEIKKQEQYLGFKSIKGVQNIDKEIQVLNAQIKSGKTSVMIMDWKPKKTHIRIRGQYDQLGEEVQPAALGQILAFDEQYPKNRLGLAQWILAEDNPLTARVAVNRYWQMIFGTGLVKTSEDFGSQGEYPSHLELLDVLALDFRKNDWDIRRLIKKIVMSATYQQSSRYNAMAAKVDPYNRLHHRAPSFRLSAELVRDNALEISGLLNHKVGGPSVHPVQPLGLWAQISHFGHGGGGGFSSQAYYEGKALRRSMYTAIKRTAGHPAMAAFDAPNREVCTVRRQQTNTPLQSLVMLNDPQFMQAATFLAKRMKAKSEQVEEQLTYGFELATGRLANRAEINLIKQNYEKQLKFYTENKEHLEKMIEAGNDADLGALIVSASMMINLSESMTRN, from the coding sequence ATGTACAAGTTTTTAAGTGTTTTTTTACTGGCGTCTTCATTGAGCGCAGAACTTAGTTTTAATCGCGATGTAAGACCTATTTTATCCAAGTATTGTTTTCATTGTCATGGACCCGATGAAGAGAGTCGAGAGAAAAAGTTAAGGCTGGATATCACAGAAGGCGAAATGGGTGCCTACCGAACGCGACGTGGCAAGACGGCAATTAAGCCCGGCGATCCCATGGCCAGTCATGTTTATTTGCGCATGATCAGTGACGATGAAGATGATATCATGCCACCACCTGATATTAAAAAGGAAATGAAGGCGGAAGAAATTGCCATCATTAAGCAATGGATTGAAGATGGAGCCGAATATCAAGGGCATTGGGCTTTTCAAAAGCCTCAACAACATTCCGCTCCCCAAGTGAAAAATGATAAATGGCCCGAAAATCAGATTGATAGCTTCGTTTTATCTGAATTAGAAAAGAAAGGTTTAAGTCCTGCAGCAAAGGCCGATAAAAGAACATTGATTCGTCGCCTCTACTTAGACTTGACCGGGATATCACCTTCTTTAACTGAAGTCGAGGAATTTTTGAATGATCAATCGGCCGATGCCTACGAAAAATTGGTTGATCGGGTTTTAACTAAGGATACTCATGCAGAGAGGCTGGCTTTGGACTGGTTAGATACGGCGCGTTACGCCGACACCAATGGTTATTCCATAGATGATCACCGCGATATGTGGGCTTGGCGCGATTGGGTCATTAAAGCCTTTATAGATAACAAGCCTTATGACGAATTTGTAACTGAGCAAGTCGCTGGGGATTTGTTGGTGAAGAAGCCTATTCAAGAAATGCCTAAGACCTCGTGGATATGGAAAAAGGAAGTTAAGCAAAACGAAAAAATCAATTTAAGAAAACGTTTCCATTTGGACAGCTTGCCCAAACAAGCCCACTTGAATGCAAGTTGTGATGACAAGTTTACTTTTATTCTTAATGGCAAAAAGCTGGGGGGCTCAGATTTATGGACTAAACCTATGTCTGTAGAGATCACTAAACAATTAAAAGTTGGTTGGAATGACATTTTAGTTAAGGCAGAAAACGTCGCATCTTTGGGAGGCTTTGTCGCCGTACTCAAACTCGACAATGATTATGTGGTTAGCGATAAATCATGGGATGTTCAATTTAACAATGGGAAATGGCTTAAAGCCACGGAACACAAAGTTTATGGTTCAGCGCCATGGAATACAGTGCTAAAGCTACAGGAAAAACCTCAGTTGAATCAAGATGAAATTCAAAGAGTGGTCGCTACAGGTTTTTTACGCAATGGCATGAATACCCACGAAGGTGGGACGCTTCCCCAAGAGTACATTACTTTTTATCACAACGATAAAGTGGACACTGTTTCTACAGCCTTTTTAGGTATGACAACTAAGTGTGCCCAATGCCATGATCACAAATTTGATCCTATTTCGCAAAAAGATTTCTACTCGATGTACGCCTTTTTTAACAATTCATCAGAAAGCGGAATGGGCGCTGGACGCGGAGGGAATTCCAATCCCATCCTAAAAGTCAATTCCGCTTTAATGTCGAAAGATAAAATGCTTGCAGCCTACAATGAAAGAATAACTGAACTCAAAGAACTTCAGGTGGAGATAAAAAAACAGGAGCAGTATTTGGGATTTAAATCTATTAAAGGTGTGCAGAATATAGATAAGGAAATTCAAGTCCTAAATGCTCAGATCAAATCAGGAAAAACTTCTGTCATGATTATGGATTGGAAACCTAAGAAAACTCACATCCGTATTCGTGGGCAATATGATCAATTGGGTGAAGAAGTGCAGCCCGCTGCATTGGGACAAATCCTAGCCTTTGACGAACAATATCCGAAAAATCGCCTTGGTTTAGCGCAGTGGATTCTTGCGGAAGATAATCCTTTAACGGCACGCGTAGCGGTTAATCGTTATTGGCAGATGATTTTTGGCACGGGTCTCGTGAAAACCAGCGAGGACTTTGGTTCTCAAGGTGAGTATCCATCCCACTTAGAATTGCTTGACGTCTTAGCTCTTGATTTCCGTAAAAATGATTGGGATATACGTCGTTTAATAAAAAAAATAGTGATGTCAGCAACTTATCAGCAAAGCTCAAGATATAATGCGATGGCCGCAAAAGTTGATCCCTACAATCGTCTCCATCACAGAGCGCCAAGTTTCCGACTGTCAGCTGAACTGGTGAGAGATAATGCTTTAGAGATTTCGGGTTTGTTGAATCATAAAGTAGGTGGGCCAAGTGTTCACCCTGTGCAACCTTTGGGGCTTTGGGCTCAGATAAGTCATTTCGGTCATGGTGGTGGCGGAGGTTTTAGTTCTCAAGCTTACTATGAAGGCAAGGCCTTGCGGCGAAGCATGTATACAGCAATTAAACGAACCGCGGGTCATCCAGCCATGGCAGCGTTTGATGCTCCCAATAGAGAAGTTTGTACAGTGCGACGTCAGCAAACGAATACGCCGCTGCAATCCTTAGTGATGCTGAATGACCCACAGTTCATGCAAGCAGCAACTTTTCTTGCCAAGCGCATGAAAGCAAAATCTGAGCAAGTTGAAGAACAATTGACTTACGGTTTTGAGTTAGCTACAGGACGCTTAGCCAATCGTGCTGAAATTAATTTGATAAAACAAAACTATGAAAAGCAATTGAAGTTTTATACGGAAAATAAAGAGCACTTAGAAAAGATGATAGAAGCTGGCAATGATGCTGACCTTGGGGCCTTAATTGTAAGTGCTTCCATGATGATTAACCTTAGTGAAAGCATGACGCGCAATTAA
- a CDS encoding DUF1501 domain-containing protein: MKLNRRNFMKSGALSLGGLAASQPSFAGNAKHKLPHFAPKAKSIIYLCQSGGPSHIDLFDYHPEMKKLHGTELPDSVRQGQRVTGMTAGQKSFPVCAPIKEFKQRGQCGTWVSELLPYTANIVDDITVIKSMHTEAINHDPGITFLNTGSQIPGRPSLGAWMSYGLGNLNKNMPAYNILLSQGNGKKPGQPIFSRLWGSGFLPSVHQGVQLRSTGDPILYLQNPKGITRSSRRSMLNSLKTLNEMYYKNSQDPEVITRTEQYEMAYRMQESAPEIADISKEPESTFQLYGEEARKPGTYAYNCLMARRMIERGIRMVQLFHRGWDQHGSLQKDLPAQCLDTDQASAALVTDLKQRGLLDETMVVWGGEFGRSVYSQGKLGNGRDHHGKCFSMWAAGGGFKAGQSYGQTDEYAYNIVESPVSVHDLNATILHNLGIDHERFTFPFQGLDNKLTGVDHASVIADLLS, encoded by the coding sequence ATGAAACTTAATAGAAGAAACTTTATGAAATCTGGAGCTTTATCACTTGGTGGTTTAGCAGCTAGTCAGCCTTCCTTTGCGGGAAACGCAAAGCATAAACTCCCTCATTTTGCGCCCAAGGCAAAATCAATCATCTACCTCTGTCAATCGGGTGGGCCTTCCCATATTGATTTGTTTGATTATCACCCCGAAATGAAAAAGCTTCACGGCACAGAATTACCAGACTCAGTTCGCCAAGGGCAACGAGTAACGGGCATGACTGCAGGGCAAAAATCATTTCCTGTTTGTGCGCCCATCAAAGAGTTTAAGCAACGTGGTCAATGTGGAACTTGGGTGAGTGAATTACTTCCTTACACAGCCAATATTGTTGATGATATCACTGTGATTAAATCTATGCATACCGAGGCGATTAATCACGATCCTGGTATTACTTTCCTCAATACGGGATCACAAATCCCAGGTCGACCTAGTCTCGGGGCATGGATGAGTTATGGTTTAGGAAATTTAAATAAAAATATGCCAGCCTATAATATTCTTTTATCTCAGGGGAATGGCAAGAAACCTGGTCAACCAATTTTCTCCCGCCTTTGGGGCAGTGGATTTTTACCCTCAGTTCATCAGGGTGTTCAGTTGCGCAGTACAGGTGATCCCATTTTATATCTACAAAACCCCAAGGGCATCACACGTTCGAGTCGTCGTTCCATGTTGAACTCATTAAAGACTCTCAACGAAATGTATTATAAAAACTCTCAAGATCCAGAAGTCATCACTCGCACTGAGCAGTATGAGATGGCCTATCGCATGCAAGAATCGGCACCGGAGATTGCCGATATCTCTAAAGAACCTGAATCAACTTTTCAACTCTATGGAGAAGAAGCACGCAAGCCGGGGACATATGCCTACAACTGCCTCATGGCTCGTCGCATGATTGAACGTGGGATTCGCATGGTGCAGCTCTTTCATCGCGGTTGGGATCAACATGGGAGTTTACAAAAAGACTTACCTGCACAATGTCTCGACACCGATCAAGCATCTGCGGCCTTAGTGACGGATCTCAAACAACGTGGTTTATTAGACGAAACCATGGTTGTCTGGGGTGGCGAATTTGGCCGCAGCGTTTATTCCCAAGGTAAACTTGGTAACGGTCGTGATCACCATGGTAAATGCTTCTCCATGTGGGCAGCTGGTGGTGGTTTTAAAGCAGGTCAATCTTATGGTCAGACAGATGAGTACGCCTATAATATTGTGGAGAGTCCCGTGAGTGTTCACGATCTCAACGCGACGATTCTTCATAACCTAGGGATTGACCACGAACGCTTCACTTTTCCCTTCCAAGGCTTAGATAATAAACTGACTGGCGTTGACCATGCTTCTGTAATAGCTGATCTCTTAAGTTAA